ACTTCCTCCCTTCGCTGTTGATCGACGGGTTGCGATCTCTCATCGACCGGTTGCCGGTGCGTTGGCCGAGCGTACTTCGGCCCGAAAAGCATTCTCAGCGTGGCGGGGCGTGCGCAGAAATTGGGGCGAACGAACACGGCCCACGGGGACAGTCCCGTGGGCCGAAGTTGAACGAGCGTGGTGCCATCATTCGGAGCCGTGTCGCCGTTTAGAACTCGGTGAACCCGCCGTCGCCGCCGAGCTGATCGAGCTCGTGCGTGCGCCCGTTCCCGTTGGAGTGGGCGCTCTTGAGGGCCTTGGCGACCGCGGGGCGGGGCTTGGTGGCCGGGGCCTTGGTCCGGTGCGCGGGGCGCGGGGCCGTGCGCCCGCTCTCACTGAGCTTGAACCGTGCGACGAGGTCGCGGAGCTGACCGGCTTGGTCCGTCAGGGTCTGCGCGGTCGCCGACATCTCCTCGGTCTGCGAGGCGTTCTTTTGGGTGACCGTGTCCATCTGGGTCACGGCCTTGTTCACCTGCTCGATGCCCGTGGACTGCTCCTTGCCCGCGGCCGCGATCTCCGTAATCAGGTCCGTCACCCGCTTCACGCTCGTCACGATCTCGCCCAGCGTCGAGCCCGACTGGTTTACGAGCTCAGTTCCGGCGTCGACCTTCTTGACCGAGTCCTCGATCAGGGACTTGATCTCCTTGGCCGCGGTCGCACTGCGTTGCGCCAGGTTGCGGACTTCGGACGCGACGACGGCGAACCCGCGCCCCTGTTCCCCGGCGCGAGCGGCTTCGACGGCCGCGTTGAGGGCCAACAGGTTCGTCTGGAACGCGATCTCGTCGATCGTCGTGATGATGTCCGAAATCTTCTTGGACGAATCGTTGATCTCGCTCATCGCCTCGACCGCGTTGCCGACCACGCGCCCGCCCTTCTCGGCGATGTCCCGGGAGGTGCTGGCTAGTTGTCGGGCTTGTTGCGCGCTGTCCGAGTTCTGACGCACCGTGGCCGTGATTTCCTCGAGCGTACTGGCGGTTTCTTCGAGGCTACTCGCTTGCTCCTGAGCGCCCGTCGAGATCTCGTCGCTGGCGGCGGAGAGTTGCCCCGAGGCGTCGGCGAGTTGCTCGGACACTTCGCGCACGCCCTCGAGGGCGGCACGCACCGAAACGATCGCCTTGTTCAGTGTGACCGCCATCTGGCCGACGGCGTCCGTTCCCAGGTCCGGCACCTGTTGGGTGAAGTCGCCCGCCGCCATCGCGTCGACCGTCGTCACGATCGTATCGACCTTTTGCCGCAGGTCCGCCGCTTGAGCCGCATCCCGGTCGGCCTGTTCCTGCTTGACTTTGGCCTCCCGCTCGGCCTGCTCGTGCTTGGCCGCGGCCTCCCGCTCGGCTCGCTCGCGATCTTTCTCGACCTGAACGCGCTCAGCTTCTTTGGCGGCCACGAGTGAGCCGATGGCCGTGTTCAGGGCGACGGCCATACGCCCGACCTCGTCCTGAGAGTTGACCTCGGCCCGCTTGGTCAGATCCCCCTTGGCCACGCCCTCAAGGACGGTCACCGTTTGCCCGAGCGGACCGGTCACCGACATTGAAATGGCCAGCCCGAGCCCGATGGCCGCGACGACACACCCGGCGATCGTCGCAAAGAGGGTGAACCGCGCCGACGCATAAGTGCTATTGGCCTGCTTATCCTCGTCTTTGGCGATCTCCGCCTGATTAGCAAAGACGTCTTGAAGGATATCGTTCAAGCGGTTGGCTGTTTTCAGTTCCCGAATGGTCGCGTCCTCGGCCTTTTCGAGGTCGCGCCGGTCCATGTGGCCGATAATCTCTTCGTGATCGCGCTTCCAATCGGCGAGGGCACTAGTGGTTTCTTTCCAGAGTGCCGCTTCTTTCCCGACCAAGGGGGTTGATTCGTACCCCTTGATGCCTTCGGCGATCATCTTCCACCCGTTCTCCATATTGTCCCTGGTGGCTTGGACGAGTTTCTCATCGTTCCGCTTCACGGCGACGATCAGCGTCCGCTCTCCACGTTGCACCCGGAGCGCTCCGGCCCGTAACTTGTCGAGGGCGAGAGCCGAAGGCAC
The Gemmata palustris DNA segment above includes these coding regions:
- a CDS encoding methyl-accepting chemotaxis protein yields the protein MPQSLLAFLMKFRIGPRLIGGFLLVACGCAFLGYTALDALGELRVFQVNAGTNLVPSALALDKLRAGALRVQRGERTLIVAVKRNDEKLVQATRDNMENGWKMIAEGIKGYESTPLVGKEAALWKETTSALADWKRDHEEIIGHMDRRDLEKAEDATIRELKTANRLNDILQDVFANQAEIAKDEDKQANSTYASARFTLFATIAGCVVAAIGLGLAISMSVTGPLGQTVTVLEGVAKGDLTKRAEVNSQDEVGRMAVALNTAIGSLVAAKEAERVQVEKDRERAEREAAAKHEQAEREAKVKQEQADRDAAQAADLRQKVDTIVTTVDAMAAGDFTQQVPDLGTDAVGQMAVTLNKAIVSVRAALEGVREVSEQLADASGQLSAASDEISTGAQEQASSLEETASTLEEITATVRQNSDSAQQARQLASTSRDIAEKGGRVVGNAVEAMSEINDSSKKISDIITTIDEIAFQTNLLALNAAVEAARAGEQGRGFAVVASEVRNLAQRSATAAKEIKSLIEDSVKKVDAGTELVNQSGSTLGEIVTSVKRVTDLITEIAAAGKEQSTGIEQVNKAVTQMDTVTQKNASQTEEMSATAQTLTDQAGQLRDLVARFKLSESGRTAPRPAHRTKAPATKPRPAVAKALKSAHSNGNGRTHELDQLGGDGGFTEF